The genome window ATGGTCATCGGAACATCGGTGACAAGACCGACATATTCAAACGCGTTCAGTGTGTCGTAGGGCAGCTTGCGGTAAAGGGTTGCGCTGGTTGCCATCCCGATGTGATGGAGCAGCAGCGTGTAACCATCCGGCTCTGCCTTCGCTACCTGCGAGGCTCCGAGGGTGCCGCCGGCGCCCCCAACATTCTCGACGATGATCTGTTGACCAAGATCCTTCGACATCGATTCGGCGACGAGACGCGTCACGGTATCGGTTGGGCCGCCCGCAGCGAAAGGTACGACCATGGTGATGCTGCGCTCCGGGTAGCCTTGGGCGCTCGCAGTACCGGAAACCAAAGCAAAAACCGCCGTAGCAGCCAACGAAATAGAGAGTTTGTGCATCAATGTTCCTCCCAGAATGACGCAATTAAACAACTTCAACGCAACTTTACCGGTGCCGCCGCAACATCTTTCTCATCCCGTATATTGGCAGCGCCATGTTCGGCGCGTAGCATTTGTCCTATCGGACGCAACGATCAGGGCTCTGTCAAGTAATTCATGGGTTTCCCAGATTTTTTTGATAATTCTATTCTGAACAGCGTCGGAATGCCGTTTTTCGTATATGCATAATTCGTACGGATTGAATGACCCAGAGGTAACGTGATGAGCAAGCAAACAAAAGCCGGGACAAAACCGGCGACGTGGACGGAATCAGCACCCTTGCTAGTTGATGTTGCCATGGGGCGCAGTCATGCAGACCTTGTGGTGCGCAATGGCCGCCTTGTAAGCGTCTATTCCGGGGAAATCATCGCGGGAATGGATATCGCGGTCGTGGCGGGACGCTTCGCCTTTGTCGGCCACGGCGTGGAACACTGTATCGGACCGAAGACCAAGGTTGTGGATGCGGGGGGGCGCTATCTCGTACCAGGCCTTTGCGACGCGCATATGCATGTCGAAAGCGGCATGGTCACTGTCACCGAATTCACCCGTGCCGTTATTCCGCACGGTACGACCTCGATGTTTATCGATCCGCATGAGATCGCCAATGTATTGGGGCTTGAAGGCGTGCGGTTGATGCATGACGAGGCGCTTGCCATGCCGATCAATGTGCATGTGCAGATGCCGAGCTGTGTTCCTTCAGCGCCGGGGCTTGAGAACGCCGGCGCTGCCATCACTCCCGCCGATGTCGCGGAGGCCATGACGTGGCCAAATATCATCGGACTTGGCGAGGTTATGAACTTTCCGGGCGTCGCAAACAATGACGCTACAATGCGCGGCGGGATTGATGCGACTGTGAAAGCTGGCAAAACGGTTGGGGGCCATTTTGCCTCACCTGAGCTTGGCCGGGCTTTCCACGGCTATGTCGCAGGTGGTCCGGAGGACGACCATGAAGGCACGCGCATGGAGGACGCCATCGCGCGGGTACGTCAGGGCATGCGGGCAATGCTGCGTCTTGGGTCGGCCTGGTATGATGTTGCCAGCCAGATCAAGGCTGTGACGGAGCAGGGGCTTGATCCACGCAATTTCATTTTGTGCACGGATGACAGCCATTCCGGTACGCTGGTGAATGAAGGCCACATGGACCGCGTCGTTCGCCACGCGATCGCGCAGGGCTTGAAACCTGTAACAGCGATCCAGATGGCGACCCTGAATACGGCGCAGCATTTCCGGCTGGAGCGCGAAATCGGCTCCATCACGCCAGGCCGTCTTGCTGATTTCCTGATCGTCTCGGATCTGTCTAACCTGACGATCGACCGCGTTTACGCCAGAGGAACGCTCGTCGCGGAGAAGGGTAAACTTGTCACTGATATACCGGCATATAACTATCCCTCATTCGCCAAGAATACGATCAAACTCGGCAAGAAGTTGAAAGCCAAGGACTTCGACATCAAGGCGCCCACACCCGCCAAACACGTCACTGCGCGGGTAATCGGCGTCATCGAAAATCAGGCACCGACGAAAGCGCTGGAAGCAGACCTCTCCGTATCCGACGGCATCGTCCAGATGGACCGGCGAAATGATGTCTGCCAGATCGCCCTTGTTGAACGCCACCGCGGAACCGGGGCGGTGGTCAATGGTTTCGTTTCAGGTTTCGGTTATACCCTCGATTGCGCCATGGCTTCGACGGTTGCTCACGACAGCCATCATATGATCGT of Phyllobacterium zundukense contains these proteins:
- the ade gene encoding adenine deaminase, translating into MSKQTKAGTKPATWTESAPLLVDVAMGRSHADLVVRNGRLVSVYSGEIIAGMDIAVVAGRFAFVGHGVEHCIGPKTKVVDAGGRYLVPGLCDAHMHVESGMVTVTEFTRAVIPHGTTSMFIDPHEIANVLGLEGVRLMHDEALAMPINVHVQMPSCVPSAPGLENAGAAITPADVAEAMTWPNIIGLGEVMNFPGVANNDATMRGGIDATVKAGKTVGGHFASPELGRAFHGYVAGGPEDDHEGTRMEDAIARVRQGMRAMLRLGSAWYDVASQIKAVTEQGLDPRNFILCTDDSHSGTLVNEGHMDRVVRHAIAQGLKPVTAIQMATLNTAQHFRLEREIGSITPGRLADFLIVSDLSNLTIDRVYARGTLVAEKGKLVTDIPAYNYPSFAKNTIKLGKKLKAKDFDIKAPTPAKHVTARVIGVIENQAPTKALEADLSVSDGIVQMDRRNDVCQIALVERHRGTGAVVNGFVSGFGYTLDCAMASTVAHDSHHMIVVGTNKEDMAKAANRLGEVGGGVVLFSKGRELAVVEMPIAGLMSDQRAEVVAAKADKLVNAMRAMGCSLNNAYMQHSLLALVVIPELRISDVGIIDVRTFEKVDLFL